Proteins encoded in a region of the Oncorhynchus clarkii lewisi isolate Uvic-CL-2024 chromosome 18, UVic_Ocla_1.0, whole genome shotgun sequence genome:
- the LOC139372767 gene encoding SH3 domain-binding protein 5-like gives MEPGSSRESPFGSGGPDPSDIREETPGEEAEDGDNSILREGGGNENTLDNMKTECEDDDDTGKNVDAANEEGKYEEELDPRIQEELEHLNQASDEINKLELKLDDARSSYRRILTDSARKLNAQGSQLGTCIEKARPYYEARRLAKEAQQETQKAALRYERAVSMHTAAREMVYVAEQGLLADRNTLDPTWQEMLNHATSKVNEAEEERLRSEREHQRVTQLCQEAEQRVQTLQKSLKRFIIKSKPYFELKAQFNHLLEEHKAKVVQLEERVARVKMRYSVALRNLEQISEQIHAQRGRVRATRARPVACGGRSSPVGAEAEVKAAVGVQVGGACGGGGGLEEKDWADGEKTRQWVERHREQGWGHRERGEAGSDSMSVISLQTIASDLEKCDSVGHLGDLSDVSSLMGEDWERHRSLMAENRDSNPRAEERVVREVDIPAPRQDRLEVVRGTRGRQESFVKQHHRSVSL, from the exons ATGGAACCAGGGAGCTCGCGTGAAAGTCCATTCGGTTCCGGGGGTCCCGATCCGTCGGACATACGCGAGGAGACCCCCGGCGAAGAGGCTGAGGATGGGGACAACAGCATcctgagagaagggggagggaacgAAAACACTCTGGACAACATGAAAACAGAGTGTGAGGATGATGATGACACTGGGAAAAATGTTGATGCTGCTAATGAAGAAGGCAAATATGAAGAGGAATTGGACCCTAGAATTCAG gaggagCTAGAGCACCTCAATCAGGCCAGTGATGAAATCAACAAGCTGGAACTGAAACTGGAT gATGCTAGGTCCAGCTACAGGAGGATCCTCACTGACTCAGCCAGGAAGCTCAATGCTCAGGGCTCCCAGCTAGGGACCTGCATTGAGAAGGCCAGGCCCTACTACGAAGCCCGCAGACTAGCCAAAGAG GCCCAGCAGGAGACGCAGAAGGCAGCGTTGCGGTACGAGAGAGCCGTCTCCATGCATACGGCTGCCAGGGAGATGGTGTACGTGGCAGAGCAGGGGCTCCTGGCAGACAGAAACACTCTGGACCCCACCTGGCAGGAGATGCTCAACCACGCCACCTCCAAg GTTAACGAGGCAGAGGAGGAGCGGCTGCGGAGTGAGAGGGAGCACCAGCGGGTCACTCAGCTGTGCCAGGAGGCAGAACAACGTGTCCAGACCCTCCAGAAATCCCTCAAGAGGTTCATCATCAAGTCCAAACCTTATTTCGAGCTCAAGGCTCAGTTCAACCACCTACTAGAG GAGCACAAGGCAAAGGTGGTGCAGCTGGAAGAACGCGTTGCAAGAGTAAAAATGCGCTACTCCGTCGCCCTGCGCAACCTGGAGCAAATCAGCGAGCAGATCCATGCCCAGAGGGGGCGTGTCCGAGCCACCAGGGCCCGCCCCGTAGCTTGCGGTGGGCGGAGCTCCCCAGTGGGGGCGGAGGCTGAGGTCAAAGCTGCGGTCGGGGTTCAGGTTGGAGGAGCATGTGgcggaggaggagggttggaggagaAGGACTGGGCTGATGGAGAGAAGACCAGGCAGTGggtggagagacacagagagcagggctGGGGtcacagggagaggggggaggcagggtcAGACTCCATGTCTGTCATCAGCCTCCAGACCATCGCCTCGGACCTGGAGAAGTGCGACTCGGTGGGGCACCTGGGGGACCTGAGTGACGTGAGCAGCCTGatgggagaggactgggagaggcACCGGTCCCTGATGGCTGAGAACAGAGATAGTAACCcaagggcagaggagagagttgTGAGGGAGGTGGACATCCCTGCTCCAAGGCAGGATAGATTGGAGGTGGTGAGGGGGacgagagggagacaggagagctTTGTCAAGCAGCACCACAGAAGTGTGAGTTTGTGA